The following proteins are co-located in the Paenibacillus sp. FSL H8-0079 genome:
- a CDS encoding HAMP domain-containing sensor histidine kinase codes for MSIRRRLMTRFIGMLAGAVVLIILLGSIATYWVVQKVNEVNLVDDFAANGLDQLINTAEIMPDDTIQYDPELLKQVDKNQGWLQVLDEQGYAIDEYHTPADVPNHYKPGELIAYWESQKPFPYQIVMLIREKNGKDFTLLYGERNPAKSLMNNIRSDLALTNGKLNLQPDQQEALRVANAYLQILDPSGRELSSYNKPAMGVPTEYTIQELVLQVRYPSRSGLSVATWYDEQSETTWLISIPVDPAASSDQNPYNFILEPALVVLIVSIIMLLILLAFWYANRFGSPMLHMLQWLQRLERGQYEEPTGAFGVPRSQRRNGKWKRKYHVYAEVLRSMQALSHTLEQDEELRKQTESLREEWIAGITHDLKTPLSSIQGYAHMLEADKYSWTEEEVREFAGIMLDKSMYMDRLVNDLAMTYRLRSGGYQPVVEETDVNTLLHDLIQRAERNPAYGEGRILFQPSEMPVYGLVHIPSFERIVDNLTANALLHNPPESTLIVSVHSGKQADEFSIQFADNGRGMDSETVWKLFERYYRGTDTGTSDVGSGLGMAVTKGLIEAMKGRIEVQSTPGEGTIIRLIWDEPSETK; via the coding sequence ATGAGTATTCGTCGCAGGTTAATGACCCGGTTTATCGGGATGCTTGCCGGTGCAGTCGTTCTTATCATCCTGCTTGGGTCTATAGCGACTTACTGGGTCGTGCAAAAGGTAAATGAAGTGAATCTGGTAGATGATTTTGCTGCCAACGGTCTGGACCAATTAATTAATACAGCAGAGATCATGCCAGATGATACCATCCAATATGACCCCGAATTGCTGAAGCAAGTGGATAAAAATCAAGGCTGGCTCCAAGTTCTGGATGAACAAGGTTACGCCATTGATGAATACCACACCCCCGCCGATGTTCCTAATCACTATAAGCCAGGGGAGTTGATTGCATACTGGGAAAGCCAAAAGCCGTTCCCTTATCAGATTGTCATGCTGATCCGGGAGAAGAACGGAAAGGATTTTACCTTGTTATATGGGGAGCGTAACCCGGCCAAGTCCTTAATGAATAACATTCGTTCAGATCTTGCTCTCACCAACGGGAAGCTAAATCTCCAGCCCGACCAACAGGAGGCCCTACGCGTTGCCAATGCTTATCTTCAAATATTGGACCCGTCAGGACGCGAACTCTCCTCTTACAACAAACCAGCCATGGGCGTACCGACCGAATACACCATTCAGGAACTCGTTCTGCAAGTTCGCTATCCGAGTCGATCCGGCCTGTCTGTTGCCACGTGGTACGATGAACAGAGTGAAACCACTTGGTTGATTAGCATCCCTGTTGATCCAGCGGCGAGCAGTGATCAGAACCCCTACAACTTTATTTTGGAGCCGGCATTGGTCGTATTGATTGTATCCATCATCATGCTGCTCATTTTGCTCGCCTTCTGGTATGCCAACCGATTCGGCTCGCCCATGCTGCATATGCTCCAATGGTTACAGCGTCTGGAGCGAGGGCAGTATGAGGAGCCTACCGGAGCTTTCGGAGTGCCTCGAAGTCAGCGTCGTAACGGAAAGTGGAAACGGAAATATCACGTGTATGCTGAAGTGCTTCGCTCCATGCAGGCCCTATCCCACACGTTGGAGCAAGATGAAGAACTCCGCAAACAGACCGAGTCCCTCCGGGAGGAATGGATTGCTGGCATAACACATGATCTTAAGACACCCCTATCCTCCATCCAGGGTTATGCCCATATGCTTGAAGCAGATAAATATAGCTGGACCGAGGAAGAAGTCAGGGAATTCGCAGGTATAATGCTCGATAAATCCATGTATATGGACAGGCTTGTCAATGACCTTGCGATGACCTATCGATTACGTAGTGGAGGATATCAGCCTGTCGTGGAAGAGACTGACGTAAATACGTTACTTCATGATTTGATTCAGCGCGCTGAACGGAATCCGGCATATGGAGAAGGTCGCATCCTATTCCAACCTTCCGAAATGCCTGTGTATGGACTTGTTCACATTCCATCGTTTGAACGAATCGTGGATAACCTGACCGCCAATGCCCTTCTCCATAATCCGCCCGAGTCCACCCTGATTGTCAGTGTTCATTCAGGTAAGCAGGCTGATGAGTTCAGCATTCAGTTTGCCGATAACGGACGAGGTATGGACTCCGAGACGGTATGGAAGTTATTTGAACGATACTATCGCGGTACAGACACAGGTACATCGGATGTTGGATCAGGTCTGGGCATGGCGGTAACCAAAGGTTTGATCGAAGCCATGAAAGGTCGTATTGAGGTACAATCCACGCCTGGTGAAGGAACGATCATTCGCTTAATATGGGATGAACCATCCGAAACCAAATAA
- a CDS encoding response regulator transcription factor — MDNVSLLLVDDEQAILHMLKTVLLKEQFLDIDTVTTGEAAIEACNNKTYHCIVLDIMLPGKNGLEICPFLRQVTDAPILFLTAKTTDYDKLTGFAVGGDDYVAKPFNPLEVVARIKSLLKRYLPTKTTAIPDHVPSNVNTSSPSTSEGVYDFGRFQVLEWAGELRVEGESVSCPALVFQLLLFFCKHPNRIFTKSDLYERVWGSEAISDDNTVMVHIHRIRERIEADPSNPVFLVNVRGLGYKLIQPEHVSRP; from the coding sequence ATGGATAACGTCTCATTACTGCTTGTGGATGATGAACAGGCTATTCTGCATATGCTCAAAACCGTTCTGCTCAAAGAGCAGTTTCTCGATATTGATACCGTTACAACAGGCGAAGCTGCCATCGAGGCGTGCAACAACAAGACCTATCATTGCATCGTGCTCGACATCATGCTTCCTGGCAAAAACGGACTGGAAATCTGTCCTTTTCTACGACAGGTCACCGATGCGCCCATCCTGTTTCTGACGGCCAAAACAACGGATTATGACAAATTAACCGGGTTCGCCGTCGGTGGCGACGATTATGTTGCCAAACCCTTTAATCCACTGGAAGTGGTTGCTCGAATTAAATCATTACTGAAGCGTTATTTACCCACTAAAACCACAGCGATCCCGGATCACGTCCCATCTAACGTAAATACGTCATCTCCCAGCACATCGGAAGGCGTGTACGACTTTGGACGATTCCAGGTGCTGGAATGGGCTGGTGAGCTTCGGGTTGAAGGAGAGTCCGTATCCTGTCCGGCACTTGTGTTCCAACTACTGCTCTTTTTCTGCAAGCACCCCAATCGAATCTTCACCAAATCAGATCTATATGAGCGAGTCTGGGGCTCTGAAGCCATTAGTGATGACAATACCGTGATGGTTCATATTCACCGCATTCGGGAGCGCATTGAAGCCGATCCTTCCAATCCGGTGTTTCTCGTGAACGTCCGGGGTCTGGGTTACAAACTTATTCAGCCGGAACATGTGTCACGCCCATGA